CGGAGTAGCCGGCTTCGCGGCAGACGGCCTTGGCGGCGTCGTAGATCTGGCGGGTCTGCTCGTCGCTGAGGAACGGCGCGGGGGCCTCCTCCACGAGCTTCTGGTGCCGGCGCTGGAGCGAGCAGTCGCGGGTTCCGACGACGACGACGTTGCCGTGGACGTCCGCGAGGACCTGTGCCTCGACGTGGCGGGGCCGGTCGAGGTAGCGCTCCACGAAGCATTCGCCGCGGCCGAAGGCGGCGACAGCCTCGCGGACAGCGGAGTCGAAGGCTTCCTCGACCTCGTCGAGGGCGCGGACCACCTTCATGCCGCGGCCGCCGCCGCCGAAGGCCGCCTTGATGGCCATCGGCAGACCGTGCAGTTCGGCGAAGGCGCGGGCCTCTGCGGCGGATTCCACCGGGCCGTCGCTGCCGGCGACCAGCGGTGCCCCGGCGCGGACGGCGGTCTCGCGGGCGGTGATCTTGTTGCCGAGCAGGCGGATGGCGTCCGGCGTCGGCCCGATCCAGATGAGGCCGGCGTCGAGGACAGCCTGCGCGAACTCCGCATTCTCGGACAGGAAGCCGTAGCCGGGGTGGAGGGCGTCGGCGCCGGATTCGGCCGCGGCGGCGAGGAGCTTGGGGATGTTCAGGTAGGTGTCCGCGGGCGAGTTGCCGCCCAGGGCGTAGGCCTCGTCCGCAGCGGAGACGTGCAGGGCGTCGGCGTCGATGTCCGCGTAGACGGCGACGGAGGCCAGCTGCGCGTCGTCGCAGGCCCGGGCGATCCGGACGGCGATTTCACCGCGGTTGGCGATCAGGACCTTGCGCATCAGTTACTCACTTCTTCTTCGGGGGTGGTGTGTTCGGTGGTGCTGGCGTCCGCCCAGCGGAAGCGGATCCTGCCGCCGATCGGGATCTGGGCTGCGAGGTCCAGCTGGGAGTCGACCACCACGGCGATCACCGGGTAGCCGCCGGTGATCGGGTGGTCGGCCAGGAAGAGCACGGGGAGCCCTTCCGGCGGGACCTGCAGGGCGCCGGCGACGGTGCCTTCGCTGGCGAGTTCGCCCTGGCGGGTGCGCTGCAGCGGGGTTCCCTGCAGGCGCATGCCGACGCGGTTGGACTGCGGTTTCACTTCCCAGTCCTGGCCGCAGAAGGACGACAGCGCTGCGGCGTCGAACCAGTCGGCGCGCGGGCCGGGAACGACGTCGAGCACGGTGACGCCGGTGCCCGGGAAGTCCGGCTGCAGTTCGGGGTGCCCGACGACGCCGGATTCGGCCTCCCCGCCGGCGGCGAACAGTTGGCCGGCGGCCAGCGGAGCGGGGCCGATCCCGGACATGGTGTCGGTGGAGCGGCTGCCGAGCACCGGGGCGGTGTCCACGCCGCCGCGGACGGCGAGGTAGCTGCGGAAACCGCTCTGCGGCGGGCCGATGGTCAGGGTTTCGCCGTCGAGCAGGGCGAAGGGGGTGGCGATCGGGACGGTGCGCCAGGCTGGCTCACGGTCATCCCCCGACGCCGACGCGATGGTCAGTTCCGAGGGGGCACCGGCGACGGCGAGGACCTGGTCCCCGACCGCCTGCACCGCGAGGCCTCCAGCGACCGTTTCGATGGCGGCGGCCGACGGCGCGTTCCCGACGAGGCGGTTGGCCCGGCGCAGCGACGCCCGGTCCAGCGCGCCGGCGGCGGAGACACCCAGGCCGGAGTGGCCGTAGCGGCCGAGGTCCTGGATCAGGCTTTGCAGGCCCGGTGTGACGACCCGCAGGCCGGACGTCACGTCGGGAGCCGCAACCCCGGCGGGGCGTTCCGGGGCCAGCGACACGGCGTCCCGGACCGCGCGGAACTGCACCCGGTGGCCGGGGGCGGCCAGGGCAGGCTGCTCCCGGTCCAGGTCCCACATCTTCGCGCCGGTGCGGCCGATCAGCTGCCAGCCGCCGGGCGAGCGGCGCGGGTACACGGCGGAGTAGTTGCCCGCCAGCGCCACCGATCCCGCGGGGACGGCCGTGCGCGGCGAGCTGCGCCGCGGCACCTCGAGGGCCTGGTTCTCCCCAACCATGTAGCCGAAGCCGGGGGCAAAGCCGG
This DNA window, taken from Pseudarthrobacter sp. ATCC 49987, encodes the following:
- a CDS encoding 5-oxoprolinase/urea amidolyase family protein; this encodes MIETAGETLAVQKAAVHKVSSVRAVGTRAVLAELTGTQDVLALQALLLENPLPGQLDVLAAAETVLVTADSPVSAKRIAARLLRLDLTAPVQRDGGLVVIDTVYDGEDLAEVGELTGLGTAGVIAAHTGQIWTVAFAGFAPGFGYMVGENQALEVPRRSSPRTAVPAGSVALAGNYSAVYPRRSPGGWQLIGRTGAKMWDLDREQPALAAPGHRVQFRAVRDAVSLAPERPAGVAAPDVTSGLRVVTPGLQSLIQDLGRYGHSGLGVSAAGALDRASLRRANRLVGNAPSAAAIETVAGGLAVQAVGDQVLAVAGAPSELTIASASGDDREPAWRTVPIATPFALLDGETLTIGPPQSGFRSYLAVRGGVDTAPVLGSRSTDTMSGIGPAPLAAGQLFAAGGEAESGVVGHPELQPDFPGTGVTVLDVVPGPRADWFDAAALSSFCGQDWEVKPQSNRVGMRLQGTPLQRTRQGELASEGTVAGALQVPPEGLPVLFLADHPITGGYPVIAVVVDSQLDLAAQIPIGGRIRFRWADASTTEHTTPEEEVSN